The proteins below come from a single Crateriforma spongiae genomic window:
- a CDS encoding 3-keto-disaccharide hydrolase has protein sequence MRRSTALLLVCLAASLVASGSATAQQDSPPQKEAFLTPPADSPDYRLLGEYVGSVTDPSGDDQTLGLQVRPVGNRDFDGLLFSGGLPGQDGHDPDGTRVEGLRSGDLMILTGTDKVFVLDADQCRVMSVDGQVLGQLQRIKRTSPSLSAKPPADAVVLFDGTGTDQFKPGAMDDDGFLKVGADMLPLFQDFDLHLEFKLPYMPKSDSQARGNSGIYIHSRYECQVLDSFAQPRLFNGCGAIYRFKAPDLNMCLPPLVWQTYDIRFTAARWNADGSKRRNARISSWLNGVKVQDDVEVVDKTGHGQPEGPTLLPTKFQNHSDPVLYRNIWIIDRGLSVGDDFPPVVQADESKQAQTSPSKKQAASKQDDSKPSAEDEPAKTPASDSEPQPSASQTSEAESSESKPAKAQPSGDDSDDSGQAN, from the coding sequence CTCCGCCGGCTGATTCGCCCGACTACCGACTGTTGGGCGAATACGTCGGCTCGGTCACGGATCCGTCGGGCGATGACCAGACACTGGGGCTGCAGGTCCGACCGGTGGGAAATCGAGACTTCGATGGTCTGTTGTTCTCCGGCGGCTTGCCCGGCCAAGATGGTCACGATCCCGACGGGACTCGGGTCGAAGGCCTACGCTCGGGTGATCTGATGATCTTGACCGGGACCGACAAAGTTTTTGTGCTCGACGCCGATCAGTGCCGCGTCATGTCGGTCGACGGCCAAGTCCTCGGACAGCTTCAGCGGATCAAACGCACCAGCCCGTCTCTTTCGGCCAAGCCGCCGGCCGACGCGGTGGTCCTGTTCGACGGGACCGGCACGGACCAGTTCAAGCCCGGGGCGATGGACGATGACGGGTTCCTGAAGGTCGGCGCGGACATGCTGCCGTTGTTCCAGGACTTTGATTTGCACTTGGAATTCAAACTGCCGTACATGCCCAAAAGCGATTCCCAGGCTCGTGGCAACAGCGGCATTTACATCCACAGCCGATACGAATGCCAGGTGTTGGATTCTTTCGCCCAGCCGCGATTGTTCAATGGTTGCGGAGCGATCTATCGGTTCAAGGCTCCTGATCTAAACATGTGCCTGCCGCCACTGGTTTGGCAAACGTACGACATACGGTTTACCGCCGCACGCTGGAATGCCGACGGTTCCAAACGTCGCAACGCAAGGATCAGTTCCTGGTTGAACGGTGTCAAAGTCCAAGACGATGTGGAAGTCGTCGACAAGACCGGACACGGACAGCCCGAGGGACCGACGTTGTTGCCGACGAAGTTCCAAAATCACTCGGATCCCGTGCTGTATCGCAACATTTGGATCATCGATCGCGGGCTGTCCGTCGGCGACGATTTTCCGCCCGTTGTGCAAGCGGATGAGTCCAAGCAAGCCCAGACATCGCCGAGTAAGAAACAAGCGGCAAGCAAACAGGATGATTCCAAGCCGTCCGCCGAAGACGAACCAGCCAAGACGCCGGCGTCCGATTCGGAACCCCAGCCTTCAGCATCCCAGACCTCGGAGGCTGAATCCTCGGAGTCCAAACCTGCAAAGGCTCAGCCATCGGGTGACGACTCGGACGATTCAGGCCAAGCCAACTAA